The genomic interval GCACTCCACCGACAACCTGAAGGTGATCACCGCGGTGGTCCTGGGCGGCACCAGCCTGTTCGGCGGGCGGGGTTCGGTGCTGGGCACCGTGATCGGCGTGTTCATCCCCGCGGTGCTGACCACCGGGCTGATCGTCATCGGCGTTCAGCAGTACTGGCAGGACGTCGCCGTCGGTGTCGTCCTGGTCGCCGCCGTCTACATCGACCAGATGCGCAGGAAGACCCGGGAGCGCGCATGACCCCGGCCCCTGCCCCTGCCTTCGCCTCAACCCTCGTATGACCCAGGAGGACACCCTTATGTCGAGCATCCGCATCACGCGCAAAGTTCTGGTCGCCGCGGGCACCGTGCTGGTCCTTACCGGCGCCGCCGCCTGTAGTTCGTCGAGCGACAGCGGCAGTTCGGGGTCGAAAGGAGGGGCCTCCGGCAAGAAGGTCCGGCTGATCACCGGCGTGAAGAGCGACCCCTTCTACATCACCATGACCTGTGCGGCGCAGACCGAGGCCAAGGCCAAGGGCATGGAATTCAGCGCCGACGGCTCCGCCCAGTGGGACGTGTCGGTCCAGCGCCCGCTCATCGACTCGGTGGCCGCGACCCGGCCGGACGGGCTGCTGATCTCGCCGGTCGACACCAGCGCGCTCACCCCCTCGCTCAAGCAGATCCAGTCGTCCGGGACCAAGGTCGCCCTGGTGGACACCACGGTCTCCGACTCCTCGATCGGCATCACCCGAATCTCGTCCGACAACGAGAAGGGCGGCCGGGTGGCGGCCGACGCGCTCGCCAAGCTGATGAACGAGAAGGGCTCGGCCATCGTCATCAGCGTCAAGCCCGGCGTCTCCACCACCGACGCCCGCATCAAGGGCTTCACGGAGGAGATGAAGAAGTACCCGAACATCAAGATGCTGCCCACCCTCTACGACAACGACCTGCCGGCCACCGCGGCCTCCCAGATCCAGTCGACGCTGGCGGCCCACCCCGACCTGGGCGGTGTCTTCGCGGGCAACACCAACACCGGCCAGGGCATAGCCACCGGTCTCAAGCAGGCGGGCAAGGAGGGCACGGTGAAGGTCGCCGCGTTCGACGCCGAGCCGGACGAGATCGCCTCGCTGAAGGCGGGCACCCTTCAGGTCCTGGTCGCGCAGGACCCGGCGGCGATCGGCAAGGAGGCCGTCGACCAGCTCGCCGACGCCTTCGAGGGCAAGACGGTCCAGAAGTCGATCGGCACCAACATGGTCGCCATCACCAAGGCGAACATGAACCAGCCCGAGATCAGCAAGTACTTCTACAAGGCGGGGTGTTGAGCACAGTCCCACCGCCGCCGCTGCCGGGTGCCCTCCTGCGTCACGGGTGCCCTGCAGCGGCATATCAGAAGAGGGATCGAGCCGTATCGAAAAGGGAATCAGAAAGGGGACTTTGCATGACCATGCGCGAGGGTGCATAATCTTCCCATGTCTAAGGTCCTCACCTCCCTCCCCACCGGCGAGCGCGTCGGCATCGCCTTCTCGGGCGGACTCGACACCTCCGTCGCGGTCGCCTGGATGCGCGACAAGGGTGCCGTCCCCTGCACCTACACCGCCGACATCGGCCAGTACGACGAGCCCGACATCGCCTCGGTGCCCGGCCGCGCGCAGGCCTACGGCGCCGAGATCGCGCGTCTGGTCGACTGCCGTGCGGCGCTGGTCGAGGAGGGCCTGGCCGCGCTGACCTGCGGGGCGTTCCACATCCGCTCCGGCGGGCGCGCCTATTTCAACACCACCCCGCTGGGCCGTGCCGTCACCGGCACGCTGCTGGTGCGGGCGATGCTTGAGGACGACGTCCAGATCTGGGGCGACGGCTCGACCTTCAAGGGCAACGACATCGAGCGGTTCTACCGCTACGGCCTGCTCGCCAACCCGCATCTGCGGATCTACAAGCCCTGGCTGGACGCGGACTTCGTGACGGAGCTCGGCGGCCGCAAGGAGATGTCGGAGTGGCTGCTCGCGCACGAGCTGCCGTACCGGGACAGCACGGAGAAGGCGTACTCCACCGACGCCAACATCTGGGGCGCCACCCACGAGGCCAAGACCCTGGAGCACCTGGACACGGGTGTGGAGACGGTCGAGCCGATCATGGGCGTGCGCTTCTGGGACCCGTCGGTCGAGATCGTCACCGAGGACGTGACGATCGGCTTCGACCAGGGCCGCCCGGTGACGATCAACGGCAAGGAGTTCTCCTCCCCCGTCGACCTCGTCATGGAGGCCAACGCGATCGGCGGCCGGCACGGCCTGGGCATGTCCGACCAGATCGAGAACCGGATCATCGAGGCGAAGAGCCGAGGCATCTACGAGGCCCCCGGCATGGCCCTGCTGCACGCGGCCTACGAGCGCCTCGTGAACGCGATCCACAACGAGGACACCGTCGCCCAGTACCACAACGAGGGCCGGCGCCTCGGCCGTCTGATGTACGAGGGCCGCTGGCTGGACCCGCAGGCCCTGATGGTCCGCGAGTCCCTCCAGCGCTGGGTCGGCTCGGCGATCACCGGTGAGGTCACCCTGCGGCTCCGGCGCGGCGAGGACTACTCGCTGCTCGACACCTCGGGCCCGGCGTTCAGCTACCACCCCGACAAGCTCTCCATGGAGCGCACCGAGGACTCGGCCTTCGGCCCGGTCGACCGCATCGGCCAGCTCACCATGCGCAACCTCGACATCGCCGACTCCCGCGCCAAGCTGGAGCAGTACGCCGTCCTCGGCCTGATCGGCACCGGCAACACCGCGATCGGCGCCGCGCAGGCCGCCGCGACCGGCCTCATCGGCAGCATGCCGGAGGGCGGCGCCGAGGCCATCGCCTCGCGCGGCGAGGTCTCCGAGGACGACGCGCTGCTCGACCGCGCGGCGATGGAGTCCGGCACGGACTGACCAACTCCGGGTATTTGCATCGCCGTTGGGCCGGTTCGACGCGTTGGGCGTCGGGCCGGCCTTTCGGCGGTTCGGGGCGGGCGAGGCACGGGGGCGGCCGGGTCCGGAAGGCGGCTCGGCGCTCGGCGCTCGGCGCTCGGCGCTCGGCGCTCGGCGCTCGGCGCTCGGCGCTCGGCGCTCGGCGCTCGGCGCTCGGCGCTCGGCGCTCGGCGCTCGGCGCTCGGCGCTCGGCGCTCGGCGCTCGGCGCTCGGCGCTCGGCGCTCGGCGCTCGGCGCTCGGCGGCGGGAAAATATCAGGTCCTAGTCGGGACCGCCGCCCCGTCATGCCCTCCCCCGCACTCCCCGCGTAGCCTTCCTCCGTGACCACGCACAACAGCATCGCCGTGAGCGTCGAAGCGATGCTCGACGACCTCCGGACCCTCGTCGAGGTCGAGTCCCCCTCCCGTGACCTGGGCGCCTTGCGGGCATCGGCCGAGACCGTCGCCGCTGTCATCGAGGCGCGGCTCGGCGGGCGGGCCGTGCTCGTCGAGAGCGAAGGCGGGCCGCATGTCCACTGGTCCGGTGGTGGCACACCGCGCGTGCTGGTCCTCGGCCATCACGACACCGTGTTCCCGCTCGGCACCCTCGCGCGCCGCCCCTTCCTGGTCGAGGGCGGGCGGGTGACCGGACCCGGTGTCTTCGACATGCTCGGTGGTCTGGTGCAGGCGATCCACGGGGTCGCGGCGCTGGACGACCGGTCCGGGGTCGAGTTCCTGGTGACCGCCGACGAAGAGGTCGGTTCCCGCTCCTCCCGGGCGCTCATCGAGGAACGCGCCCTCGCCTGCGGTGCCGTGCTCGTGGTCGAGGGGGCCGCCGACGGCGGAGGCGTGAAGACCGGCCGTAAGGGATGCGGCACGTTCGAGGTCTCCGTCGCGGGCCGGGCCTCGCACGCGGGGCTGGAGCCCGCCGCCGGGGTCAACGCGCTGGTCGAAGCGGCCTACCAGGTGCTGGACATCGCGGCATTGGCGCGGCCGGAGGTCGGCACGACGGTCACGCCGACCGTCGCGTCCGCCGGGACGCTGGACAACGTCGTCCCCGCGCAGGCGACCGTCGTCGTGGATGTGCGGGTCGAGTCGGCCGGCGAGAAGGAACGGATCGAGGCCGCGTTCGCCGCCCTCGCGCCGCATCTCGACGAGGCCGTGATCACCGTGGAAGGAAGTGTCGGTCGGCCGCCGATGCCCGAGTCGGCCGCGGCCGAACTGTTCGCGGTGGCGCAGGAGTTGCTGCCCGGGCTCGAAGGGCGGTCGGTCGGCGGCGGTAGCGACGGGAACTTCACGGCCGCGCTGGGGGTGCCGACGCTCGACGGGCTGGGCGCGGTCGGGGGCGGGGCGCACGCCGACCACGAGTATCTGCTCGGCGCGTCGATGGCCGAGCGGGCGCACCTCGTCGCCGGGCTGGTGGACGCGATCCGGAGCACCTGACCCCGGGTTTGTCGGGTCCGTTCCGGCGGCATCAACAGGCCGTCGGAGAGCCATACTTGACCATGCGGGGGATCGTCCCGTGATGGCCTGATTCGGGAGCGGCATTCAGTGAGCAGTGTCAGCACAGTTGCGGGGAAGGTCGAAGTACGGCTCCGTTGGGATCCGAGTCCCTGGGGGCAGCAGCCGCGCCATCTGGACATCGTCGCGGCGACCTACTCCGCCGAGGCCCCGCACGGACGTCCGGTGTACGTCGTCAACTCCGAGAGCCGTTCGCCGGACGGCACGATCAACATGAGCCGGCACAGCGAGAGCGGCCAGGGGTACGGCTACATGGAGGTGATGGTCCTCGAACTCGACCGGCTCGCCGCCTCCTTCGCGCGGGTGGTCGTGGGAGTGGCGATCCACCAGAACGGCGGGATCAGGACCTTCGGCGATCTGTCGCACGCCAGGGCGCTGGTGGTGGAGGGCTACAGGGAGCTGCTGTCGGACGACTTCGCGGGGGTGGCCGGGTCCACCGCCGCGACGGTCGCGGAGTTCACCAAGGGCGCCTCCGGAGCCTGGGAGTTCCGCCCGATGGTGCGCGGGTTCGACAGTGAACCGGCGGGGTTCACCGCGGAGATGGGCAACGTGTCTCGGCCCTGACCGGCTGGTCCGCGTTGAACTGCGGCAGCAGCGCCGTGACGGTCGGCCGCCGGTGGCGCACCTCGTGGACCACACCGATGACGACGGCGGTGGCCACCGCCACGAGGTGCTCGCGGCCCGCCAGGTTGGGCTTCACGATCGACTCCCACACCATCGACCCACCGGTGAGGAAGAACACGACGGGTGCGCGCCGCACGACGGCGAGATACGTGAACAGTCCTACGACCGCCGCGGACGGCCCGGTGTCGAGGACATGCCCGATCTCGGGCCGCAGCCCGATGCCGCCGCAGCCCGGCCCGATCAGGAGCATCACGCGCACCGTCAGCGTGCCGGCCAGCGTGGTCGCGTAGGCGACGACCAGTGTGCGGGCCCGGCCGAGGGCCAGTTCGGCCAGCGCGAAGGCGAGGAACAGCTGGGTGATCCCGGCCCAGACAGGCAGGTCGAGGGCGGGGACGTACAGCGATATGGGGGTACGCAGCAGGGCGAGCCACAGTGGCAGGTCGCCCTGGACGCCGCCGATGTCCCGCACGATCACGGCACCGGTCGGGTTCTGGGCGAGGGCGTGGAAGAAGATGACGCCGAAGGCTGCGACGAACGCCAGGGACACCCCCATCAGTCCGCGCCGCAGCAGCTGTCGTACCGGATCGACGACGATGCCCTGCCATTCACCCCGCAGTGTGCGCCAGATGAACAACGGTCCCCAACTCCCCCACCATCGGCCAAACATACGGATCGGAATCTAGCCTCCTGTGCGCTTCTTGTGCGTCCCGGGTCGGCCCGAGCCGTTGGCGCGGCTCGCGGACGGTACGGGTGGGGCTGATATTGAAGAGTGGGAAGCTTTCCCGACGGTTGTTCGACGACTGAAGGAAGCGGAGGGCCGGTGCGCACCTCAAGAGATCCGGCCGGCTCCACCGTGGTAGACGCAGGGCAGCGCTCCACGCCTCCGCTCAGCTGGGCCGTGGTCGTGTTCTGGCTCGTCGTCGTCACGCTGGTGGTGGCGCTGACCGGCATCGTGCTGGGCCGGGACACCCGGCCGGCCCCCTTTCTGGTGGTGCTGCCCGCGCTGATCGCCGGGCGCGGAACCGTGCGGCAGACCACCGTCGCCTCCGCGTGGGTGACACTCGTCATCGTCGGCTCCCTCGTCGACACCCCGCTGGGCACGGCGGGCGCCGACGCGGCCGTCGTCGCCTTCACCCTGGTGTTCAACGGCCTCAGCGTGGCGCGAGCGGCGCAGCGGATCCGCTGGGAGGGCGAGATCGCCCGGCTGCGGTCGGCGGCGGCCGCCCTGCAACGCCAGATCCTGCGCCCGTTCCCCCTGATGACCGACCAGCTCCTGGTCCACGGCCTGTACCGGCCGGTGGAGGAGGACAGCCGGGTGGGCGGCGACGTCTACGAGGTCGTCTCCTCGCCGTACGGCAGCCGCGTCTTCATCGCCGACGTCCAGGGCAAGGGCCTCCAGGCGATCAGCGCCGCGTTCGCCGTACTGAGCGCCTTCCGCGAGGCGGCCGTGGCCGAGCCCACACTCACCGCCGTGGTCGACGCCCTGGAGGAGGCGGTGCTACGGCACAACTCCTTCGCGGCGCAGACCGGGGAGCGGGAGCGGTTCGTGACGGCGCTCGTGCTGGGCATCGACGGCGGGCAGGAGGTACAGGCGATCAACTGCGGTCATGTGGCACCGCTGCTGCTGCACAAGGAGCGGGCCGATCCGGTGCTCCGGCAGGAGCCCTGCGTGCCGCTGGGCCTCGACGCGCTCGCGCCTGAGCCTCGTACCGTCGAATGGTTCGACTTCCCTTCGGACGGCACGCTTCTGCTCTGCACGGACGGCGTCACCGAGGCGCGTGATCCGTCCGGCGCGTTCTATCCGCTGGAGGAGCGGGCGGCCACCTGGGGTGAGGTCCTCCCGAAGGATGTACCGGCCACCGTCTACGGCGATCTGCGCCGCCACACGGCGGGCATGCCCAAGGACGACACCGCGCTGCTGGTGCTGCGCAGGCGGGGTGACGCGGGCCTTCTCTGACCGGGCGGTACGGTCACGGTCGGCCGCCCTGGCGGGGGTCGCCCGCGGTGAGGTGTTCGAGGACCTCGGCCAGTTCCTGGCATGCCTTCTCCACCGAGAGCCTGGTGTTGTGCTGCTCGGTGATGACCGAGGAGAGCAGCAGGGCGGTGAGGGCCATCGTGCCGTTGAAGGCTTGCAGCTTCATCATGACCTCGACATGGGTCAGCTCGGCGAACGGGCCCGTCTCCTGGGTCGCCGCGATGGTGGCCATGACGGAGGCG from Streptomyces sp. NBC_01288 carries:
- a CDS encoding ABC transporter substrate-binding protein gives rise to the protein MSSIRITRKVLVAAGTVLVLTGAAACSSSSDSGSSGSKGGASGKKVRLITGVKSDPFYITMTCAAQTEAKAKGMEFSADGSAQWDVSVQRPLIDSVAATRPDGLLISPVDTSALTPSLKQIQSSGTKVALVDTTVSDSSIGITRISSDNEKGGRVAADALAKLMNEKGSAIVISVKPGVSTTDARIKGFTEEMKKYPNIKMLPTLYDNDLPATAASQIQSTLAAHPDLGGVFAGNTNTGQGIATGLKQAGKEGTVKVAAFDAEPDEIASLKAGTLQVLVAQDPAAIGKEAVDQLADAFEGKTVQKSIGTNMVAITKANMNQPEISKYFYKAGC
- the argG gene encoding argininosuccinate synthase, with the translated sequence MSKVLTSLPTGERVGIAFSGGLDTSVAVAWMRDKGAVPCTYTADIGQYDEPDIASVPGRAQAYGAEIARLVDCRAALVEEGLAALTCGAFHIRSGGRAYFNTTPLGRAVTGTLLVRAMLEDDVQIWGDGSTFKGNDIERFYRYGLLANPHLRIYKPWLDADFVTELGGRKEMSEWLLAHELPYRDSTEKAYSTDANIWGATHEAKTLEHLDTGVETVEPIMGVRFWDPSVEIVTEDVTIGFDQGRPVTINGKEFSSPVDLVMEANAIGGRHGLGMSDQIENRIIEAKSRGIYEAPGMALLHAAYERLVNAIHNEDTVAQYHNEGRRLGRLMYEGRWLDPQALMVRESLQRWVGSAITGEVTLRLRRGEDYSLLDTSGPAFSYHPDKLSMERTEDSAFGPVDRIGQLTMRNLDIADSRAKLEQYAVLGLIGTGNTAIGAAQAAATGLIGSMPEGGAEAIASRGEVSEDDALLDRAAMESGTD
- a CDS encoding M20 family metallopeptidase, whose amino-acid sequence is MLDDLRTLVEVESPSRDLGALRASAETVAAVIEARLGGRAVLVESEGGPHVHWSGGGTPRVLVLGHHDTVFPLGTLARRPFLVEGGRVTGPGVFDMLGGLVQAIHGVAALDDRSGVEFLVTADEEVGSRSSRALIEERALACGAVLVVEGAADGGGVKTGRKGCGTFEVSVAGRASHAGLEPAAGVNALVEAAYQVLDIAALARPEVGTTVTPTVASAGTLDNVVPAQATVVVDVRVESAGEKERIEAAFAALAPHLDEAVITVEGSVGRPPMPESAAAELFAVAQELLPGLEGRSVGGGSDGNFTAALGVPTLDGLGAVGGGAHADHEYLLGASMAERAHLVAGLVDAIRST
- a CDS encoding TerD family protein, whose product is MSSVSTVAGKVEVRLRWDPSPWGQQPRHLDIVAATYSAEAPHGRPVYVVNSESRSPDGTINMSRHSESGQGYGYMEVMVLELDRLAASFARVVVGVAIHQNGGIRTFGDLSHARALVVEGYRELLSDDFAGVAGSTAATVAEFTKGASGAWEFRPMVRGFDSEPAGFTAEMGNVSRP
- a CDS encoding PP2C family protein-serine/threonine phosphatase; translation: MRTSRDPAGSTVVDAGQRSTPPLSWAVVVFWLVVVTLVVALTGIVLGRDTRPAPFLVVLPALIAGRGTVRQTTVASAWVTLVIVGSLVDTPLGTAGADAAVVAFTLVFNGLSVARAAQRIRWEGEIARLRSAAAALQRQILRPFPLMTDQLLVHGLYRPVEEDSRVGGDVYEVVSSPYGSRVFIADVQGKGLQAISAAFAVLSAFREAAVAEPTLTAVVDALEEAVLRHNSFAAQTGERERFVTALVLGIDGGQEVQAINCGHVAPLLLHKERADPVLRQEPCVPLGLDALAPEPRTVEWFDFPSDGTLLLCTDGVTEARDPSGAFYPLEERAATWGEVLPKDVPATVYGDLRRHTAGMPKDDTALLVLRRRGDAGLL